The Mycolicibacterium aurum genome segment GTGATCTTCTCGCCCGCCCACACCCGCTGCATGACGGCCACCCGGTCGGCCATCTGGCGCATGGTCTGAGTCTCCGGGTCGGCGCCCACGGCACGGTAATCCTCGTGGCGCCCGCCGACTCCGATGCCGACGGTCAACCGCCCGTCGCAGAGCAGGTCACCGGTGGCCAGCTGCTTCGCCAGCATCACGGGATCGTGCAACTGCGGGATGACCACCGTCGTCACCAACCGCACCCGGTCCGTCCACGCGGCCAGCGCCCCGAGCAACGTCAGGCTCTCGGGGTTGTCGAACGCGATCCGCTCGCCCCAGCACAGCGACGAGAACGGGCCGTCATCGACCAGCTGTGCCCACGCCTTCAGCGTGGCGCGGTCGAGATCGGGCTCCATCACCGGCATCGTCATCCCTATGTGCACGTCGCGATTCTGACATGCCTGCCAGATGTCAGGACGCCGGTGCCGCCGGGCCGTCCTTGTACGCCCTGATGGGACCCGCGGCCGGAGGCGCGAACAACCCACCGCGCAGACCGCCGCGCGCCGTGCGGACCGCCACCAACAGCCAGGTACACAGCAGCCCGACGTAGGCGACGGCGGCGGCATACCGGAAGGCGGGCAGTGCCGTGTGCAGTGCCAGCTGCGTGGTGCCGGTGACGAACGTACCCACCGGGAAGGTGAGGCTCCACCAGGTCAACGCGAAGGGCATGCCCCGCCGCAGGGTACGTACGGTCAGCGCGGTGGCCAGGCAGATCCACAGCACGGCGAAGCCCCACACCGGGACCCCGTACAGGACCGCGAACACGCTCATTCCGTCCGCGAGCCGCTGGTCGACAGCGAGCGCCGCGTCGGTGCCGAGAAGCCCTGCGACGGTGATGGATTGGCCCAACGGACCCAGGACGATCCATAGTGTCGGCACTCTCGCGGTGCCCGAGGTGCCAAAGTGCGCCAGCCTGCTCCACACCATGGTGATGATGATCAGCGAGGCGATCAGCGACAGACCGAACATGGCGTAACAGCCGTAGAGCATGGTGGCGCGGCCCGGGCCCTCGGCCATGTGCGGGATGAGCAGGCTGCCGGTCGCGGCGGCGACCATCGGCGGGACGACGGGCATCAACCACCCGCCGAACGCGGCGTCGGGCTCGACCCGGTGCTGGGTGAACATCAGGTACGGGATGCTCATCGCCGTGAACAAGCCGCCGAGTGTGCCGGCCGTCCACAGCACCCACGCCAGATCGACGGCGACCCGCGCGCCGATCAGATCCGTACCCACCAGCAGCGATCCGGACGCGACGGTCAGCAGTGCCATCGGCGCCGCGCCGTAGAAATGGGCCATCTGCGGATTGCGGGCATGGCTGCGGGCCACCGTCGGATTGCGCAGCCAATGGGCGACCATCGCGACGATCAGCACCACCAGCCACAGCGCCGAGAGCACCCAGACCACCAGCGCGAACGCCCGCAGACCGGGAACGTGCACCGGCAACGACGCCCCGGCGGTGGCGACGATGCCCGTGCCCATCACCGAGGCGAACCAGTTCGGCCCGAGATAGCCGAGAATGGTGGGCTTGTCGCGGGCCGTGTCGGCGGTCATGGGGTCAGTATGGTCACCGCGAGTGTGCGCGAAATGCCACGGCTGGCGGCGTGTCGGCGTACAGACCCGCGCGCTCGCGGCGCAGAGGGGGTGGTTATCCCCCGGGGGAATCTCGGGAAAACGCTGTGTCGCCGCCGGCATCGGGTCCATAGGTTGGAGTCATGCCCGCAGTTACCGACATAGACGAAGTCACCGTTCCGGTGGACATGCCCGAAACGGCCGACGCCGCGCCGCCGCCACGGATCCGGGCGATCGGCGTCGTCCCCAGCGCCTCACTGCTCGCCGGCGGCGCCTTCGCCATGGTCTGGTTCTGGATTCCGTTGGCAATCCTGCTGATCGGCATCACGTCGATTCCGAGCATCATCGGCTTCCTGCTGGCCGGCGTCGTGTTCGTCTACCTGATGCGCGGCGTCGACTACGTCGAACGGGTACGTAGCGAGGCGGTGTTCGGGATGGGTATCGCCCGGCCGCCGCGCCGGCTGTCGCACTACTCGGGCTTCCAGCGCTGGGCCCACCAGTTGTGGCTCGACGTCAGCAGTGCGCGGTTCTGGAAAGCCGCGGCCCACCACTATCTCCGCATGATCTACGACGCCCTGGTGACCGGTCTGGCGTTGGCGCTGCTGGCGTTCGCGTTCCTGGCGCCCGCGGTCGCGATCGCCGTCGGCAACAGCGACCCCGACGCCGGATTGTCGTTCGTCCCGACACCGCTGGCATGGGTGCTGGCCGTTGCGGCGCTGGCCGGGGCGGTGGCGCTGGTGGTGTTCGCACCCACCCTGGACGCGACGATCGACCGCTGGCTGCTGCCTCCTTCTCCGACCGCCGCACTCCAGTACGAGGTCAGCGCCCTGTCCGACGCCCGCGAAGGTGCGGTGACCTCGGCCCAGACCGAACGGCACCGCATCGAACGCGACCTGCACGACAGCGTGCAGCCGCGACTGGTGTCGCTGGCGATGACGATCGGGCTGGCCCAGACCAAACTCGACACCGATCTGCCGGCCGCCAAGGCACTCATCGCCGAGGCGCACGATGACGCGAAGAACGCGCTGGTGGAGTTGCGCAATGTGGTGCGCGGCATCGCGCCGACCATCCTGTCCGACCGTGGCCTCGATGCGGCGCTGTCGGCTGTGGTGCAGCGGGCGGCGAACTCGGGTGTGCCGACCACGCTGAGCGTGCACCTGCCCTACCGCCTGCCCGACGAGGTGGAGGCGTGTGCCTACTTCGTGGTGGCCGAGGCGCTCACGAACGTCACCCGGCATGCCGGTGCCGCCCAGGCGGCGGTCACCGTACGTCTGGACGAGGCCGCAAGGCAGTTGCACGTCACCGTGTTCGACGACGGTCGCGGTGGAGCGCTCATCACCGACGACGAGAACGCCACCGGACTGCGCGGCCTCGAAGAACGCGTGCGCGCCGCCCGGGGAACCTTCACCGTGTCCAGTCCCGCCACCGGCCCCACCATCATCACCGCGGTGCTGCCATGCGGATAGTTATCGCCGAAGATTCGGCCCTGCTGCGGGCCGGCATCGAGCGGATCCTCACCGACGCCGGTCACCAGGTGGTCGCCGGCGTGCCGGACGCCACGAACCTGCTCCGGCTGGTCAACGACGAACACCCCGACCTCGCGATCCTGGATGTCCGGATGCCACCGACGTTCACCGACGAGGGCATCCGGGCGGCGGCGCTGCTGCGCAGCCAGAACCCGGAATCGCCGGTGCTGGTGCTGTCGCACTACGTGGAGGAGCGCTACGCAGCCGACCTGATCGCCTCGGACACCAGGGGTTTCGGGTACCTGCTCAAAGACCGGGTGGCCGACGTCCCGGCGTTCCTCGATGCCGTCGAGGTCGTCGGCGCGGGCGGGACGGTGCTCGACCCCGAGGTGGTCTCGCAGATTCTGATCCGCTCCCACCGGCGCAATGTGCTCGACGACCTGACCCCACGTGAGAACGAGGTGCTGCAGCTCATGGCGGAGGGCAAGACCAACTCCGCCATCGCAGCCGGCCTGCACATGTCGGTCGGCTCCGCCGAGAAGCACATCGCCTCCATCTTCACCAAGTTGAACCTCGCACCCGACGACAGCGAGAACCGTCGCGTCCTCGCAGTGTTGCGATACCTCGAATCCTGAAGCGCCGAAAGGACTCCCGTGACCACACCGTTGACAGAAGCAACTCCCCCGCCGTCGATTGCCGCGTCGCCGCCCCCGCCGCTGTCCCCGGGCGGCCGTACCGCCGTTCGCGTCCTGCTCATCCTCGCCGCCGTGACGCTGCTCGTGGGGACCGTGGTGTCGGTGAGCACGGCGGCGTGGGGTATCAGCAACTACCGCGTGGTCAAAGACTCGGTGGCACTGCCCACCACGTTGACCGCTCTGACAGTGGACACCGGTTCGGTGCCCATCGCCGTGCGGATCACCTCCGACCGCGAGATCCGTGAGCCGAGGGTCGACATGCGCATGGTGAACTCGACGCGCGCCGGTTCAGAGCCGTTGTCCGTCGACGCCGACGGCGCGACGGCGCGGGTGAGCATCGACGCCGAACCCTCGGGTTGGCTGCAGTGGGGCCGGGCCGGCGAGATCACCGTGGTCCTGCCGCCGGAACTGGCCCGCCGGTTGTCGGTCACGACGCAGCAGGAGATGGGCGTGGTGTTCGCCCAGGCCGACATCGACTCGCTGATCGCACGGACCGTCGACGGTGAGGTCGTCCTGAGCGGCTCGGCGCGTCGTGTCGACATCACCAACGAGCACGGCGACGTCGCCACGCGCGACCCGATCGCGGTGTCCGAATCGTTCCGGGCCTCCACCACCACCGGCGACATCAGCGTCGGATTCGCCGAGACGCCGAAGACCGTCGACGCCGAAACCCAGCACGGCGACGTCGTCATCGAGTTGCCGCCACCAGGGCCGTATTTCGTCACCGCCACGACAGGGATGCCGCACGGCTCGACGGTCGTGCAGGTGCCCCAGACCACCGATCGCGACAACGCGGCAGCGGTGGTCACCGCCCGGGCCGAGACCGGCGACGTGGTCGTCGACGACCTCGACTAGCTGTACTGACCTGAGAGGTTAGGTACGCGGCTGGCTGGTGGTTGACCGCCGAGTGCTGTGTGGCCGCGGTGGTGATTGTAGTTGTGCAGCCATCGCGGGTACTCCTGGCAGCGTTGTTGGTCGCTGGTGTACAGCCGGGCGTAGGCCCACTCATCGGCCAGGGTCCGGTGGAATCTCTCCACCTTCCCGTTGGTCTGCGGCCGATAGGGTCGAGTGCGCCGATGTTCGATGTCATCGCCTAGCGCCTTGCGGAATACATGCGACCGGTAGCAAGATCCGTTATCAGTCAACACCTTTCGAACAATGATTCCCTGTTCGACGAACCAGGCGTTGGCGCGTTCCCAGAACTCGGAGGCGGTCTCCTTGCGTTCATCGGCCAGCATCTCGGAGAAGACCAGACGGGAGTGCGCATCCAGCGCGGTGTGTAGGAAGTGTATAGCCCCGCAACGGCTGTCGGTACTTATTGGTGGCTCCGGTCTTGTCGGCTTGGGCGTTGCGCTTACCTGCGGAGCGACCCAGCATCTTCCAGCCGCCGCCGGCGGGGATCTTTCCCAGCTTCTTGACATCGACGTGCACCAGATCACCGCACGCCGCAGATTCCATGCGGCGCACGACGCGGCCGGTGGCGCGGTCGAGCCAGCGCAGTCGGGCGATCCGGTAGCGGCGCAGCACGTTGTGCACCGTGGAGACGTTCAGTCGCAGCAGGTAGGCGATTCGGGCCGGTCCCCAACGGCGGGTGACGCGCACCCCGATGATGCGGCGTTCGGTCCGTGTCGGGGTGCGGTTGGGGCTGCGATGGGGTCGTGAGCTGCGGTCGGCCATTCCGGCCTCGCCCAGCTCGACGTAGCGGTCCCTCCAACGGACGGCGGTGCCTACCGATACCTGGAATCGTTCGGCCGCGCGGCGTAGCGACCAGCCATCATCGACGATGCACCGAGCCAGCCTCAAGCGACCCGTTTCGGACAAAGGGGCATTACGGTGAACCACGAAGACCTCCGAGGTGGGTTGGTGCGTTCCTAGACAGCTCGCACTTCACTCGGAGGTCTTCGCCTTGTCACCTCACCACGCCGTACCTAACGTCCGTGGTCAGTACAACTAGCCGAGGATCCGGTCCGCCTCGCGCAGTCCGCTCAGGTAGGCGCCGTGCACCGTGGCGAAGAACTCCTGGTGGGTCGCCTCACCGGCGAACGACAGCCGGTCCCCGACCGGCGCGGCCAGCGCTTCCTGGTCGTCGGGCCCTGAGCCGACGGCCAGGAAGCTGTACGAGCCGCGCGCGTACGGGTCCGCCGCCCACCGGGTGACGAGTACACCCGAGGGCTGCGGGGCACGCAGCGCCCGCACGAGCGCAGCCACCGTCTGCTCATCGGAATCCTTCTCGCGGACACGGGCATTGGTGCCGCCGCGGAGTCCGATCAGCACCGGGACGTCGGTGAACCGCAGACTGTTCACCAGGTCGGAGACGGGCTGGTTCTGGCCGGCGATACCGATCATGTCGGACCGCACGCCGAACTGCTCGGTCCAGAACGGCTCGTCGAAGCGCAGCACCACCTTGTCGAGAAGCCCGAACCCGAGCCGCCGGATCGCCTGCGTCTTGGCCTCAGGAAGCGGCGGTTCGAACGCGATGGTGCCGGACTTGAGCACCCCGAGCGGAACGGTGACGATCACCCGGTCGGCCTCCAGCACTCCCTGCGTCGTCTCGACCGTCACCGCGGCGCCGCCGTGGTCGATCCGGGTGACCTCGGCCCCCAGCCTGATGGTCAGATCGCGTGCCAGATGGTCGACGAGCTGCCGGTAACCGCCGGGCAGGATCAGATCGGGTCCGTCGAACTGGTCCTCGTGACCGAACCAGCGCAACGACAACTCGTCCGGGTCGGCTGCATATTCGGAGCCGATGGCACCCGCCACACACCATTGGATGAGCGGGTCGTTCAGGTCAGCGCCGGCGTCGACGAGCCCCTGCGCCAGCGACACGCCGGGGCCGGCGTCATCGGTCACCGCGTAGACGTCGTCGATGATCCGCGTCCACTCCCGCCCGACCGCATCGACGGCTGCGGGGTCGACGACGGAGCCGCCGTCGAGGACCACGACGTCCTCGAAGTCGGTCTCCACGGTGCGCGCGCCGACCTGCGCGGCGAGATCGGTCAGCGGGTTGCCCTCGGAGCCGTGGATCCACGCCGCGCCGAGATCGATCGGAAGACCCAGCGACGTGTCGGTCCACGTGCGACCACCGATGCGGGGCCGGGCCTCCACCACCGTCACCGCCATGCCGGCATCGGCCAGTCGCCGCGCCGCAGCCAGCCCGGCCACCCCGGCGCCGACCACAACGATGCGTTCGGGGCGGGTGTCGCCGGTGCCGCAGGCCACCGCCAGCGGTGCGGCCATCAGCGCGCCGAGACCCAGCGTGAACTGCCGCCGAGTCAGAGCGGACATCAGTCGCCGCTGGTCAACGTGCCGATGATGTCGGCCACCGAACCGGTTTCGGCCTGCCGGAACCCGGTGCCCGCCCACACGTTCACCGCGTGCGGATCACCCGCGCGCACCGAGGCTGCCCGCACCGGACTTGTCAGGTAGTGCACCTCGGGGTAGCCGAACGGCGCGTCGGCCTCGTGGTCGTTGACGAACCGGTTGCGCAGACCGCGCGCGTAGCGACCGGAAAACGCGCGCGTGACCACGGTTTCGGTGAACTGGGGGTCCTGCAGCGCAGCCCGGTGCACGGGGCTACTGCCGGCCTCGTCGGCGAGCAGAAATGCGGTGCCCGATTGCGCTGCCACAGCACCGGCCTGCCGCACCCGCCGGACGTCGGCGGCGGTCATGACACCGCCTGCTGCGACGACGGGAAGGTCGATGGTCGCGGTGATCGCAGCGAGCAGCTCATCGAGAGGCTGCTCCGACGGGCGCGCGGTCGGGTCGAATGTGCCGCGGTGTCCACCCGCCGACGGGCCTTGCGCGACCAGGACGTCGACTCCGGTGTCGGCGGCCAGACGTGCTTCGGCAAGGGTGGTGACGGTGCCGGCGGTGGTGATGCCCGCGTCGGTGAGACGGCGGCGTTCCTCGGCGGTCGGGAGCCCGAAGGTGAACGAGGCCACCGCGGGGCGGATGTCGAGCAGCACCTCAAGTTTCGCGTCCCAGTGGTCGTCGTCGAACCGGGGCACCCCGAGATCGACGCCGTAGCGCTGCCCCTCCCGCCCTAGGGTTTTCGCGTAGGCCTCGATCGCCGACGGTGTTGCCGCGCTGGGTTGCGGCACAAAGAGATTGACGCCGATGGGCGCGCTGGTCGACTGCATCGTGGCAGTGATCCTGTCGGCGAACGCCTCGGCGGTCAGGTAGCCGGCGGCCACGAAGCCGAGCCCGCCCGCGTTCGAGCCCGCCGCGGCGAGCTCGGGTGACGACGGCCCGCCTGCCATCGGGGCGACGAGCACCGGTGCTCTGAGTTCGCGCAGGTCGAACATCACGTGCCTTTCGTAGCATGATCACGTTGCTGGTCTTGGTGAAACGGCACGGTATTCGGTTCTATTCTCGACAGCGATGGCCATCACGCTCAACCACACCATCGTCGCCGCGCGGGACAAGACCGAGTCGGCGACGTTCCTCACCGAGTTGTTCGACCTGCCCGCCCCGCGACCGTTCGGCCATTTCCTGGTGGTGGCAGTGGGCTCAGAGAACCCGGTCAGCCTCGATTACGCCGAGGTCGGCCCCGACGATCCGATCCACCCCCAGCACTACGCGTTCCTGGTCTCCGAGGACGAGTTCGACACCATCTACGGGCGCATCTGCGAGCGGGGCATCCAGCACTGGGCCGATCCGCGCGGTGCGCACCCGGGCGAGATCAACCACAACGACGGTGGCCGTGGCGTGTACTTCCAGGACCCGGGCGGGCACTATCTGGAGATCCTCACCCGTCCGTACGGATCGGGCCGCTAACCGATCGAGTGTCCGCGCGCCTCTTCCTGGCCGCGGTAGTCGTCGGCCATCACCTGGACGTGATCGGGCAGGTCGCCCGCCGCGACATCAGCCAGGCTGGTGCCCTCCAGGACCGAGCGCATGCTCGCACGCAGAGCGCGCCAGACATCGGTCAGCGCCGCCGTCGGGCCGGAGTACGGCAGATCGCCCAGCCCGATGTCGCGCACGCTGGCCAGCGGGCCGTCGATGCAGCGCAGCACGTCGGCGATGCTGATCTCGGCCGCGGGACGGGCCAGTTCGTAGCCGCCGTCGCGGCCGCGGTGGCTGCGGACCAGCCGGTCGGTGCGCAGGTCAGAGAGGATGTCGACGAGGAACTGCGCCGGGATGCCCTGGGCCTTGGCCAGGTCGTCGGTCTTCACGACGACGCCGTCGTCCACCGTGGCGAGTTGGACCATCGCCCGGACGGCGTATTCCGCCTTGGCCGACATCCGCATGGGGCAACCCTAGTCGGGCGACCATCACGCGGCGACGAAGGAGCCGCGTTGAGGAGCCCGACAGTCGGATCTAGTCGGGAATGTCGCCCGCCCCGGAAACCACGACGGCGAACAGGTCGGCGACCGCGGCCAGGCTGGCGGCCTGCAGCGCCTGCGCAGGCACCGGATCCTGCCCCGGCAGTCCCGGCAGCGCCCGCGTCGCCGTCGCCGACGCGACCACCGTCGGCGCATACCCCAGGTTGAAGGCGCCGCGTGCCGTCGAGTTCACGCACATGTGCGTCATGGCTTTTTTGGGGTTTCACGACCTGCGGCGCTGCGCGACGACCGGGCTGATCTGGACTGGTCAAGAGTAAATTGTGGTTCACCGCTGGTTCGTATCGGTTCACCGTCGGCGCGTGCAAGTTACGCCTCGGTTGCCGGGGTTACGCCGGGGTGGGCTGTGTGTGTGTGGGCTTGCCCGCAGCTCAAGTCGGACGGACGCAAGGAGTCCTGCAGAAGGGTGTTCTGCGGCTAGATTTCGGGCGGTGTTGCACGCTGTGTGATGTGAGCGACGACGACGTGCCTGGTTTGACCGATGAGCAGGTCTCCGCGAAGTGGCTGGAGATCGCACCGCTAATCGACAAAATGGCCGAACGCATCGCCGATCCAAGTGACTTCCCGGTGCACCCCGGCTCATCGCTCTTCGACGACGATCAAGCGAGTAGCCCCTACGGCGTTTCACACGCCGTGCAACAGTGCCTCGTCTCAGGAGTCGACCACTTGCACGCGGCGAAGTCGCTCGTTATCGACTTGAAAATGGTGCACGCTTCGGCCGTCTACAGCCTCGTACGCGGCTCATTGGAAACTCTCTCGGCTGCGTACTGGATTTTGCATCCAGCGAGGCGAGACGAACGAGTTGAACGCGTCTTGCGCTGGCACGCCCGCAACGTCGCAGAGCAGTACATCGCGTGCGAACCGCGCGGCCTGATGGACGAAGCGGGACGCGAAGAGCGTTTGGTCAAGCTGGATGCGGTCGCGATCTCCCGGAATGTCTCCACCGCGAATGTCCGCGCCGGGTATCGGAGTAGCACTGCCGTGAAGTACGTCGAACAGAACCCAACGCGATCCAAGCCCCTGCTCCCTTGGCAGCTGTGCTCGGGATTTGCCCACGGCCGTCAGTGGGCGATTCTCGGCGTCTCGAAGCAAGAACAGCACGAGACCGCTGACCCGGGCGTGCTTAAGGTGAAGCTGACATCCGACTTGACCCGTGTCCTATACCCGACGCTGAACGCCTTTCATCTTCTGACTGATGTAGTCGAGTTGCTTCAGCGCCGGTCGTCGCCGTGATCGCTAACCGACGCGTTCGCCCGCCTCGCCTCGGAGCATTTTCGCAACGGGGCTCAGCGGTGCGCTCGGATAGTCCATACCTTCGCCGACGCTGAACTCTCCGGCATCGCAGGTCTTCGGCGGCTGCACATTCTCGCTCATCGGGTAAAAGACGCGTTCCGCCTCTCTCATCGTGGTACGACCGGGATGTCGTAGCTGCCCGAAGCCTTGACCTGCGTGACGACTGCAGCGCCGCGATGCCTTGTGCCACAACCGATTCCGTGAGTCCAGAAAGAATCGATTATCGGGTACGCCCAGTTTCCGGCGATCGGACGCAGGCCTTGCAGGCTAGCCTTTGTGTGTTCCCGCATGCCGATAGGGTTCAGCAAGCTGCCTGCTCCGCCGCTAGCCACCGTGATGACGTAACCACTCGGTACATAGGGCGACTCGACGAGCCACCCCGGTCCGTAGGACCCCGAAACCTCTAGGCCGCCGAAGTTCGTCGGCGCGACCTGCCCGAGAATCGTTCCCATTTCAATCCTCGGCGGGGCGCTGCTACTCGGGATGTAGGACCAGCGGGCCTTCGGGCCACCGGCGCGGGACTCCTCGCCCGCGCGGAAAGTTTGGATTGCTTCACTTTCCCCGACGTTCGCGAAGACGAGTAGCTGGCTTCCTGCCTGTACACCGTATCCGTGCTCGCGGATCAACCGGTAGGAGTCTTCGAGATCCGCACTGTCGATGACATTCGCCTGCGAGACAAGGTAGTGAGAATGGTTGGAAGGAAACGATTTTCCGAAGTATGAGGGTGGAGTGATGTTGTCGGTTCCATTGAAGAGGCCGTACGTCTTGATGCCTTCACTGTTCAGGCCCTCGGTGGGGTCCAGAAGGCGGCCGAAGATCAGGCCGCTCTGCAGCTTTGCATCGCTCTCAAGCGCGCGGTTGAAATACTGCCGGACTTGATCAGCGGAACTCTCGGCCAGGAAGCGCCAGGTGAACGCGCTCCGGAGGTCGTGGAAGTCGAAATCATATCCCACAAGCAATAATCCGTCTTGTGACATGGACTTCGGGATGCCGAATTCGGTCGCCGGTTCGAACGAATCAGAGGTAACACGTTGCGGGACAGCGTCAGCGACGGATGTAGTTCTGAACGACACAAGATCGGACAGTGCGAGCCGATGCTCGTTCCACAGGCGCGCAATCTCTCGAAACTCTTCCCAAAGAATTGAAAGGTTCACGTTGTCCGCAGTTTCCGAGATCCGCGCGACGGTCGAGCTGTCTTGTATGCCGGGCGCCAGGTAGGGCTGCTCAGCCCCGGATATGCCGTTCGTGATGATCAGATCGAGCCAGTGGGTTGTGGTGGTCTCCATCATAGGAACTCCAAACAGGTTGTTATTTAGTGGATCTCGCAGATCGCGAGGTGTTCCGAAAAGGCTACTCCACATATCTTGTAGGGCCCCGCTTATGCGCTCGGGGCGATCAGCGGCAGGTCATAGAGAATTCGTGCCGGTATATCTCGGGCTCATTGCGGGTCGCTGTGCTAGCTTTCGAACGGGATCGGAAACCCGATCCCGACGCCCTTGAGCGCCTGAAGTTATCCGCATGTTCGTGCGGGTGCTTCCGGCGCTTTCGTCGTTCTAGGGCGACCGGACCGGTTCGGACTGGTTGCAGCACAACAGGAAAGGGATCTGAGATGAGTCGAGACATGGAGCCCTGGCAGCTACCGGGGGTCAACCCCGACGATCCGGGCTACTACCCGTCGCTCGTGATGGGCGCTGCCGTCGTGACGTACGCGGCCGATGTTCGCAACGTGACAATCACCAAGCAGCTCGTGAAACGAGCCGCCGAATCGGGCAAATTGCCCTACAGCCTGATTTCTGGAAGGCGGTGTTTTTCACCCCGGGACGTCGATAATTGGCTCTTATCGAATCGCAGAGTCGCTGGAGAGAGAGCGGTCTCGGCATGAGCGATGAACTCACACCTCCAAACGCCGCCCTCCGTGCAATGACCGACGCGGGGTATCTGACCTATGAAGACTCCGGCAACCGTACCCGCGCGAAAGCGCTGGTCGATCAGGACCAGCAAGGCCGCAACGTAGCCCTTCGACAACTCGCGGAGTGGATTCACGACTCGCCGGAATCTGTTGTGCTTATGGGTGATCTGTACTTCGGCTCAAGCATTCGCCGCGCGCTCGTCGATTACGATGCCTACCTCGACAGCTCCAGTGACAGAGGGCCTCTCGACGTCGTCACCGCGCCGCGAAGTCTTCACCTTGCAACCGGAGGAACTCCGGAGTCGGCACCCGATCCTCTTGACCCCTGGTCGCCCGTGAGCGTCAGTGTGGTCTTGGCATTGTGGCCGGGTGAGGTTCACCTGATCTCACCCGGCTACACGCTTCGACAGATTCTCGACGGTGTCGGACTCAGACATCGCGGTGCGCCGCTGCCCTGCGAGATGCCCACTGATGCACGCGCATATAGGTGCCGCAAGGCAGGTGGATTCGACGCGACCGGGTTCGCGCTTGCTCACATCGACCGTAAGCGGCTGATTTTCGTCTGGCGATGCTGCGACGACTGCAAGGCTCTCAGTGAGAGCCGCAACCGCGACCGAGCGCGAATGGCCGAATCGAGTGACCGCAACGCGCGATACGTCGCTGACGGGTGAAGCGAGACGGCCGGACGGAAACGAGGGGTTCACCGTCCGGCCGCGCCGAAGGCCCGCACATCCGCAGCGAACAGAAACGCGAGACCGAAAATGATTGTATCCACTGAACAGCACGAGAACCGGCCATATAGCGCCGCGAGCGCCTATCTCCGGCGCGGTTGGACTGGTCCGCTGCCACTACCAAGACGCAAGAAGGAGCACCCTCCTACGGGCTTCACGGGACGCGGCAAGCCGTACCCGGACGCACAGCAGATCGAGAAGTGGCGTGCGACGCGCAGCCGGGGGAACATCGCCCTCCGCATGCCGACAGTCGGCGCATACGACGTGATCGGGGTCGACTGCGATCACTATGACTCCAAGCGGGGCGGCGCGCAGCTGCGGGCGCTGGAAGCCGAGTACGGCCGACTGCCTCGTACATGGGTGAGCTCGGCACGCTCAGACCGATGCTCCGGTATCAGATTCTTTCGTGCGCCTGCGGGGCTATTGTGGCGGGGGAAGGCGGCTCCGGACGTCGACGTCATCTCCCCGGGCTATCGCTACGCGGTCGTGTGGCCCTCGGTGCACCCGCGCGGTATGCGGTATCGCTGGTACCCGCCGGGACAGCGACCCGACGGCGTGCATTCCGTTCATGAAATTCCAGACGCGCGAGCATTCCCAGAATTGCCGTTGCGGTGGATTGACTTCCTCACGAATGACGGGCAGATCGACGAGGGCGTCGAGATCGACGTCGACTCGACCGACAACGCGATCATGCGATGGGCACGCGAGCGCCTGCCAGGTCACGATGCGGAACCGTGCATTCGGATGCGTCGCGACGCTGACGAGTGGTTGCAGCGCATTGCCGACGAACCGAG includes the following:
- a CDS encoding nitronate monooxygenase — its product is MMFDLRELRAPVLVAPMAGGPSSPELAAAGSNAGGLGFVAAGYLTAEAFADRITATMQSTSAPIGVNLFVPQPSAATPSAIEAYAKTLGREGQRYGVDLGVPRFDDDHWDAKLEVLLDIRPAVASFTFGLPTAEERRRLTDAGITTAGTVTTLAEARLAADTGVDVLVAQGPSAGGHRGTFDPTARPSEQPLDELLAAITATIDLPVVAAGGVMTAADVRRVRQAGAVAAQSGTAFLLADEAGSSPVHRAALQDPQFTETVVTRAFSGRYARGLRNRFVNDHEADAPFGYPEVHYLTSPVRAASVRAGDPHAVNVWAGTGFRQAETGSVADIIGTLTSGD
- a CDS encoding Rrf2 family transcriptional regulator, whose translation is MRMSAKAEYAVRAMVQLATVDDGVVVKTDDLAKAQGIPAQFLVDILSDLRTDRLVRSHRGRDGGYELARPAAEISIADVLRCIDGPLASVRDIGLGDLPYSGPTAALTDVWRALRASMRSVLEGTSLADVAAGDLPDHVQVMADDYRGQEEARGHSIG
- a CDS encoding VOC family protein; the encoded protein is MAITLNHTIVAARDKTESATFLTELFDLPAPRPFGHFLVVAVGSENPVSLDYAEVGPDDPIHPQHYAFLVSEDEFDTIYGRICERGIQHWADPRGAHPGEINHNDGGRGVYFQDPGGHYLEILTRPYGSGR